A stretch of DNA from Echeneis naucrates chromosome 3, fEcheNa1.1, whole genome shotgun sequence:
AGCATGAATATTATACTATAATGGCTCCTTGGGAAGCTCTTGCAGCACCCTGACTCCAGGGAAAGTGACTTTCTTGTGGGTCAGTCAGATTTAGGGTGTGTGagtattttaaaaagtattatAGTAATTTTGTTTATCATGTACCAAAATAACATTTGCAATCAACCGTATATAGTTTGTTTGccattttactttattgtcAGACTCTTAAGAATGCCCATTCTTGTAAATCGTAAAAATTTGTTTATTGCGGCTTGTGATTTCATATTTCCAGATATTGACGAGTGCCGCATGTTTCCAAGTATCTGCGAGGAACCAGCTAAATGTGTCAACACTCCTGGCATGTATGAGTGCCAGTGTCCACTGGGATTTAAATATGATTTCTCCTCCAAAACCTGCAATGGTAAGACCTCAGTTTATTGCTCATGTCTAATTCGCTAGAGTCTGACATGTGACAAAGCTAACTACACAAATccatatttttttgtcttagttATACCACTGACCCAAAAACCACTGTCTGTAAATgtctcttttgctgttgttaacAGATGTGGATGAGTGCAAGTTCGATGTGTGCAATGGCGTTTGTATTAATACAGTGGGCAGCTATGCATGCTACTGTGATGGCCGACGGGGTCTTCAATTGGCGGAGAATCAACAACACTGTGAAAGTATCCCTGTTTGTGTCGACCTGTATGAGTACAAACACGCCGAGATGCTTTACTTGGGGGAGCAGTTTGCAGGTCTACCTCTCATCTATCTGCGTTTCCGTCTGCCAGAAAACACAAGGTATGTGTTTATCACAGGGACACAGTTTTATAAGTTTAAtgtacttactttttttttttaaacgattGCACAAGTGTTGTACATCTGTTTTACTCTACATTTGGAGCAAAATATACACAATGAGGTTCACAAGTATGCCACAGCTGTatcattaaaacaaattcagctctacattttttagatttttctggATGAATAAATATgccagtgggggaaaaaaacattatattttaaCCTATTTCAAGTTTAGGCCTTCAGAAGCTGATTAACATTATTATAGTCAAACCGCTGTGTAAAAACTTATATTTGTCTCCTGTTACCGTTAGGTTTGCAGCAGAGTTTGACTTCCGTACGTTTGACCCTGAGGGAGTCATTCTGTATGCTGAGTCCTCACAGGAATCGTGGTTCATGTTAGGACTGAGAGACGGTCGCATTGAAGTACAGTTCAAAAACCAGCACTCTTTCAAGGTCACCAGTGGAGGAAAAGCCATAAATGATGGACAGTGGCATGTGGTGAGAAAAGATAGCAGCCAAGTAGCTGAAGTGCTGGCAGATAAGCTGAGCTGTCTGAAAGTGGTTGTTGGTTGCCTGCGTGGAGTAAAGTGATTTTTAAGTTACCACAATGTCATGTGTAACATGCAGATCTCTGTGGATGAACTGGAGAGCAGCATCAGTGTGAAGATCAGCAAGGAAGCTGTGATGAGCATAACCAGCCCTGAGAGTCTCTTTACTTCAGTTAATGGCAAACTGGAGACCAAAGTCTACATCGCTGGTCTGCCCAACCGCACTGACAACGTCATCAAAGCTGTATGTTGGCAGACAGAGATAAATGAAACTGATCAGATATACTTTAGGTTAATTGACACCAAAAATCCATTtggctgttttctgtgtttccgTCCATCTGTCAGATCAACCCTCGACTCGATGGCTGTATCCGGGGCTGGAACTTGATGAATCAGGGAGCGTCTGGGGTGAAAGAGGTCATTCAAGAGAAGACAAGCAAACATTGCTTTGTGTATGTGGAGCGAGGATCTTTCTTCCCTGGGTTGGGACTGGCACAATTCGACATTGACTACAGTGAGTAAGTTCATTTATATCTTATTAATCCCTTTGGGAAGATTTGATTATTGAGCAAGCATAGTGCTGCAGGGTCAAATGTAAGTTTGAGAGTGGGGGTCTGTTTTAAAATTCGTAATAGGAGTGTCTAGACCATGCCACTGTTTTTGGGTGGGAGTTGATGAAAGCACCCATAAAAATAAGAGGAACAAAGGAGCAGCATACATATAAAGACCCCAGTTGGCCCTGGGATGTGAACAAAGCCCTCTTTCATGTACTAATGCAGACCAACGCAGACATATGGCAGTTTCCATATATTCCACATCATTTCACATAATGACAGACGCTTTCAgtgctttaaaaacagacagGCCTTCCTTGGAGTCGCAGTTGTGTGGTTTTGAGAATATATTAGTGCCGGTGGAGTAAGACTATTACATTAGGTCCTTCAGTTCTAATAAAAGCAGGGAAACTGACAAAGTTCCCACATtttcaaactgacaaaagaaatgttttgcatGTGTTTCACTAGGTGATTCTGGGGCCTGGAATTTGGATTTAAAGATGACTATCCGTCCATCCAAGGTCACAGGCGTCCTTTTTGCGCTTGTCTATAACAGAACCGTCCCCCTGTCAGTTGCTGTGGTaactgcaggaggagaagatgcTGTAAGTTTCTTCACACATTTGTTGGAAATAAGCCCCTATCTATCTCTGCGTTTCTCCACGCATTCAAACGCTAATGATAAACTTTGCCTTTATGCTCCAGAGCTTACAAGTGTTTGTGGACAACGTGTCCGTGCTGACGCTTGACTCTCTGATGCTGTGCTATCCCGAGCGGCTGACGCTGCAGCTGAATGTGACCCCCACAGATATTCAGATCTCAGCCAACTCCTCCACTGTTACCTACATATCATCGGATGGTCTCCAGGATGCCTTGAAGCAACTCAATGACACCATGCAGAACCCTATCAGTACCTATATTGGTGGAATTCCAGGTTAGTCAAAACACTAAGTGCAAATATTTAAGTATAACAGTCTTGCTTTGAAGATAGCCAAAAAGTTTTTTTAGGGTTAGtttcagagcagaaataaatgGAGTGTCATCT
This window harbors:
- the pros1 gene encoding vitamin K-dependent protein S isoform X1 → MWRQKRALGETLAGLALLLTLVDAYRFLSQSTAAQFLSRHRRANSLFEESKKGNLERECIEEMCNKEEAREIFENQPETNYFYPKYIICLGSHRIAVYGDTSNSAVLSELRTCVTEISNQCTPFPCYKEGSESCVDGQATFTCVCKPGWKGPRCEDDIDECSDPEFPAGCNQKCNNFPGSFHCQCEEGYFMSGKINCVDIDECRMFPSICEEPAKCVNTPGMYECQCPLGFKYDFSSKTCNDVDECKFDVCNGVCINTVGSYACYCDGRRGLQLAENQQHCESIPVCVDLYEYKHAEMLYLGEQFAGLPLIYLRFRLPENTRFAAEFDFRTFDPEGVILYAESSQESWFMLGLRDGRIEVQFKNQHSFKVTSGGKAINDGQWHVISVDELESSISVKISKEAVMSITSPESLFTSVNGKLETKVYIAGLPNRTDNVIKAINPRLDGCIRGWNLMNQGASGVKEVIQEKTSKHCFVYVERGSFFPGLGLAQFDIDYSDSGAWNLDLKMTIRPSKVTGVLFALVYNRTVPLSVAVVTAGGEDASLQVFVDNVSVLTLDSLMLCYPERLTLQLNVTPTDIQISANSSTVTYISSDGLQDALKQLNDTMQNPISTYIGGIPDDVPFPATPVTAFYHGCMDISINGQQLDFDEALSKHNSIKSHSCPPLSPPESGHESLLPYRK
- the pros1 gene encoding vitamin K-dependent protein S isoform X2 — encoded protein: MWRQKRALGETLAGLALLLTLVDAYRFLSQSTAAQFLSRHRRANSLFEESKKGNLERECIEEMCNKEEAREIFENQPETNYFYPKYIICLGSHRIAVYGDTSNSAVLSELRTCVTEISNQCTPFPCYKEGSESCVDGQATFTCVCKPGWKGPRCEDDIDECSDPEFPAGCNQKCNNFPGSFHCQCEEGYFMSGKINCVDIDECRMFPSICEEPAKCVNTPGMYECQCPLGFKYDFSSKTCNDVDECKFDVCNGVCINTVGSYACYCDGRRGLQLAENQQHCESIPVCVDLYEYKHAEMLYLGEQFAGLPLIYLRFRLPENTRFAAEFDFRTFDPEGVILYAESSQESWFMLGLRDGRIEVQFKNQHSFKVTSGGKAINDGQWHVISVDELESSISVKISKEAVMSITSPESLFTSVNGKLETKVYIAGLPNRTDNVIKAINPRLDGCIRGWNLMNQGASGVKEVIQEKTSKHCFVYVERGSFFPGLGLAQFDIDYSE